DNA sequence from the Pedobacter schmidteae genome:
GGATTTGAGGGATCGGGCCGATAATGCTTAAACTTCCCAGTCGCCGGATTAAACAATTCCAATCCGCCTTGAAACAGCCCTATCCAGATCCTGTTTTTACGATCTCTGAATATGGCTTTAATGGTATTGTTACTTAAGCTTGCCGGATCTGCCGGGTTGTTTACATACTTTTTAAATTCACCGGTTTTAGTATTGAAGTAATTTAACCCCTGTCCTTCTGTACCAATCCACAGGTTGCCTGCTTCATCACCTTCAATCACACTTACAATATCACTACTGATGCTGTTTCTGTATTTGTTGTATTTATAAACCGTAAAAGGAATGGTATTGCTGTGCGTAACATTGACCCCGCCAAACATAGTGCCCAGCCATACCGATCCGCGGTTGTCTTCGTATATGTCCTTAATTGAATTATCGCTTAGGCTTTTGCGGTTATCCGAATCGTGTTTAAAGTCCGAAAAAGATAGGGTAACAGGATCTAAAATATTTAAGCCATTCATCGTTGCAATCCATAAATTCCCTGTTTTGCTGGGCATTATTTTTCTGATGATGTTGTTGCTTATGGAGCGTCCCTCTGCAGGATTACTTTTGAACCGGATGAAAGAACCTGATTCGGGAACAAAAAGACTTAGGCCATCCGCATCTGTCCCAACCCATATTCTTCCTTGTTTATCCTCGGCGATGGTTCTGATAAAGTTTCCACTGATGCTTTTCGGATCTGCCGGATTGTTGCGAAAAGTAGTATAGGTATACCGTCCATTTTTTAAGGTCATTCGCGTGAGCCCTTCCGTGGTGCCTACCCAGATATTACCTTTGCTGTCTTCAAAAATTGCATATATAGAATTACCTGCAAGCCCATCTTTCTTAAAAAGTTTCCTGAACTTCCTTGAAGCCGGGTTTTCCAGCATGCTTAAACCTAAATTAGTACCAAACCAGAGCTGCCCCTTGCGATCGGCCAATATGGAAAGAACAATTTTGTCACTAATCCCATTCGGATCTTTTGTATTGTATGGTATGCGTTCAAAAGCATCTTTTTCTGGAATATACCGGTTAAGACCGTTTTGGGTACCAATCCATAGGTTCTGCTTTTTATCCTCCAGCAGAGCATAAATGTAGTCTTCCGAACTTATTGTGGACTGATCATCGGGATCAGTATGATAAATTTTAACGTTCCTTCCGTCGTAGCGGTTCAGGCAATCGCGGGTGCCAAACCACATATATCCCCTGCTGTCTTTACAAATCGATAAAACTGTACTTTGAGATAACCCATTGGTAACAGATAAATGATCAAAGGACAATTGCGCAAACACGTTCACAAAAGAAACACTGAATACTATAGCCAGTAGTATTTGCAGCTGCATTTGATGAAGGGTGAATGGTTTAGTCATTGGCGCTTTAAAGATACAAAATAAACCATTCTGCTAGAAGGCTGGAACCTTTTGCCCTGAAGAAGGACAAAATTTCCCTGGCCTTTACGCAGAAGGTATATTTTGGGTTAAAGCAGGATGCTTGGTATAATATAATGCTTAATTCTTTGCTGCTTCTAGTTTTGTTTCAGTATTATGTTGAGTACTTGTTTTCTTTGTTGTCAGGCTTCCAGTTTTCCTTATCCTGAATATTCGTATCCTTATTCTTTTGTTAACGTTGCAGGAATTTCGTCCAAACCATAGTAGCGATGTTCAATCTTGCCATCCTTTACAGTAACAATTCTGATTCCCGAAGGATCTTTACCCAAAGGCCTGCCAACCGGACCGGTAGTCACCATTTCCATTTCACCGTCTTTACCGAAAGAATTCTTATGCAGGTGACCGGCAAAAATGTGGCTCACACCATTGTCTTTAAATAGCTGCAGATATTTCTTTCTGGTGACCGTAGGAATATTAAAATACTGGTCCTTTTCATCGGGGCTTTGGAGGAAAAAAGGATGGTGCTGAAAAACCACGATCGATTTACAGCCTGATTTTTTGGCTTTTTTAAAGGCTGACTTTAACCACTCCAGCTGCTTATCGCTCTCTGTCTGGGCACCTCTGGGATCAGAAATGAGACCGGAATTGAGCACAATCCCAAACAACGTCCCTTTTTTGAAAGTATAATAATCTGCTCCAAACTCCTTTCGGTAAGCCGTTAAAACCTGAGGGCTGGGCTTATTATCCACATCATGGTTACCTGGCACACTATACAACTGAATTGCAGGATTCAATTGGGCAGCAATCCTTTTATATTCTGCAATTTGTGCCGGGTCGCCCACCTTATTCACCAGATCTCCCGTAATGATTACAAAAGAAGGTTTAAGCCTGTTGGCAGCGGCAATTGCTTTTTCAAAATTCTCGGTTTCTTTTGCAAATTTCTGGTCTGTATCAAAAAAACCAAACTGTGTGTCCGTCATCTGAATAAAAGAAAACGATGATCCCGCTTTTTTTTGTGTAGCACAACCGGAAAGTGCCATAATTAAAATTGCGGCGTAAAACACGCCGCTAGGTTTAAGGAATTTTAGTACGCTATTCATATCATCATTTGTGTGTTTATCTATACAACTAAGAGGTTTATTAATAAGGCAATTATCACCCGGTCAACACCTGCTCTAATATCCCAAAAACAAACAACAAACTGATTATCAAAAACAATAATATCATTTACCGGTCTTATTTAATCCCTTTATAAAACTTTTGCTTTTACGTTTGATGATTTCCGCAGCAAGTTCATCCATCAGCGCCTTATCTTTTGGATCATTAGATTTCGAGAACAGATACATCCCATTGCCGCCTTCATAATAAGCAATTGGGGCATCAGCAAATGCACCATTTCGTTTAAACGCCTCTATGTAGGCCTTTAAACGGCCACTTTTTTGTTCTTTTGACGCATTCAACGCATGCGAATCGAATTCCATCTCTACGCCCATCCCCAATTTTTTTGCCAGGTCGCAAGCCTGATCAATACGGCTATCCGGAATTTTATTGTTAAAAAAATGATTGGGCTGTAACCAGGCAAAATCAAATTTAAATTTCTTCCACTGATCAAATCCTTTGGCATTCCAATAAGGGATCCAATAAAAACGCAACCCCTTCGAACGGATGTAGTCGCCCAAAGGTTCCAGTATTTCGGCACAGCCATTTACGTCTTCATCCACCCAATAGAAGCCTTCCAGCTTCAGATTTGTATATCCTTCGGTTTTATATCGTTCCAAAAATCTATCGATGTACCATTTACCAGCTTCAATGCGATCTTCATGTTTAGAGAAATCCATCACCTTGCCTTTAATATCCCCCCAGTCTTTCTGATTAAATATAGGTGCCGGAATCCCCACAACAAGCTTATGTTTAAAAGTGAGTTTTTTCATTTTAGGAATTTGTTCCTGAATGGCCTGATTCAAGGCATAAAAGGCCTTATCCTTTTCAAAATTCCGCTCCAGCAACCATTCCCATTCCGTCTTACGGGCATTCAACTTTGCATAACCAGGTGCATATGTGCGTCCTTTGCCATCCTTAAATTCCAAAAAGAGGAAACCGTCATACAACCAGTTTTTTTTTCCTTTGCTATCCTCATGAATAATATAAGGAAGAAATTGGTCCTTTGTCCATTCCATCGGGCGGTGTGTTCCCCCTTGATAAATCAGGACCAGGTCGGCAATATTGGTTTTGCCATACTTCCCTGTTTCCTGGGCCTTAATGCCCAATGTCAGGCATACAATGCAGATAAAAGTAAATAGTGATTTCATATGTGTTGTTCTAGTGTGTATTTACATTTGCTATATCCTTACCTAAGGGACATAGCAAATGCAGTTTTATAGTGTGGTTTATTTTTTATTTGATACTACTCAAATCTATACAGTCAAACTCATAGGCAGCTATACTACCATTCGTGATCAGTACATAAAGGATCATTTTGTAACCATCTTTAGATACCTTCAATGCAACATCACCTGTCAGGTTTCCATTGGCATTACTGGCAATCATCGGCGATTTAAAAGTCAATACCTTTGAATAGTCGGGACTGGATGGTGCCGTTGAAAGCAATAACGGATTGGTAACGTCGTACAAATAACCATTACCGGCAATATTGGTGCTGATATTGATAACGGAGAGATACTTCGCATTATTAAACTCGGCAAGGTCCAGACTGTGGCTCAGGTTAAATCCCGATACAGCAACATCTACCTGACTTAATGGTGTTCCACCAGCGTTCATTGCGGCAATATCTCCCAATTGGGAGGATAAAAACATATTGTCTGTCAAACTTGTCCCTGTCGAAATAACATCGGCCATAACAGTCCAGGTTTTTGACCCACCATATCTTAAGATTGTTGGTGTTTGCGAAACCAAAGCTCCATTCAACACCTGCCATCTCAATATGGAATTATCAGCATTACTGGCTGCCACAAAAATCAATGCATTTTTATTCAGATCGCCCTTTACCGACATTTTTCTGCCCAGTTGTTGCCCGGCAACTAATCCGGGATACTCAATAAACTTAACCGGGGCCTGATCCGTTACACTGTTGTATTTATAAATGAAAAGGCTATTCCCCACTGTTGTGGTAAGGTTAGAGATCAGGATATGCCCGGCCTCATCACTTGTGGCAAAGAAATTCTGAAAATTAACCGCATGAATAGCTGTCATATTCATTGTCCCTTCAACCGTCCCCGTAAACCTGTTCAGGTATTTATTTAAAGCCCCGCGGGTATTCACTACCAAATAATCATCTGTAGCTGCAATTGAAGTTGTAAAATTGTCAACGTTATTAATTCCCAGGTCGGCCAGGTTCTTGGTCCACAACAATTTCATACTGCCGGCCCGAATTCCTGAAATGGCCTTTTGTGGATTAACCGGCTTCACCACATATTGCACGGTCCGACCATTTTCGGCAGTAACCGTATAGGTAACCGGCTTACTAAAATCCTGCGCCAAAGTAACCGCCGGCGAAATCTTTGCATGAGGTGTAATGGTCACAGCCGGTATTTGGTTGCTGATATCCGCGCCTGCGGGAACCAAACCAACTACCTTTTGCGGCTCGGCCAGAAAACCGTTCAGGTTTACCCCTGGTAAATTAAATGAAGTGATCATTGCTTCATTACTTTTTCTGATTTCGCCAATTACAATATGCTTATGTTCAGTTCCATCAGCCCAGCGCACCATCACCTCTGTCGGCTTATTCAGATCCACCTGCTCTGCCGAAGTAGCCAGTACCCGTACCGTAACCGGGTTATTTGCCTTTAGCCTCATGGTCGAAATATTGATCGGATTATCCGAAGCAGCAGGATAGTGTGTAGTAAAAACAAATTTTATGGTATCTCCGTAAGGACTCCGCTGCTCCGGATTAAAAAATCCGGAGCCATCATCAAACGTTGCATATATGGCATTTGCACTTCCACTAAAATCGCCTTTTACTACTTCCTTTTTACAGGAACCAGCCAACAGTATGGCTATTACCATCTGCAATAATGAAATACTTCTTTTCATGTCGTTCCTGTTTAAAGTGTAAATGATAAATCCACAGCCGCGTTGTATGGCTTTCCACCAAAAACATAACTGTAAAACAATTTAAATGTCCCTTTATTAGCCTGGTAACTCACATCAAATGCGCCTGCATAAGTGCTTTCTCCCTTTGCCGGGTTCGGCTGAATATTAAATGCCTCCGACCCGGGCGCTCCGGCAATCATCACTTTGTTATTCTGAACAGTCAAACGCAATTTCATTGCGGTTTCCGGACCCGTAACATCAATAATGTTGGCCGCAACAGAACTGGGTATCAGTACTTCATCTACTTTTTTAACAAAATTCCCGGCCTGATCGGTAACCTGGCCAAAGACCTTATATTTGCATTCGTAGGCACTCCTGAACCTTGCAAAATATAAAAAAGCGACCTTTTTATCTGCATTGATCTTTACATCCGAACTAACACTCCTGATGCCAATAGGCAACACATATTTTTTGTTTACAAAAGCTTCTGTAATATTAGTCAGCCTGATATTCAGGTCGGCCCTCTCTTGCCCTTCGCCAATCGCTACCTCGGTAGCTTCTATATCATAGTTAGCAGTTGGTAACAGTTCGTAGCCCGGATTGCTGGTCAGGAATTTGGCAAATGCTTCCTGGTCTACCTCCAGATTAACTTTTACCGTTGACGTTTGCTGGTTTACCCCCGACTTATACACACCAAGTTTATAAACAGACTCGCCCAACAATACTGTTTGACTGGTTAGTCCCGAGTTGGGTATATATACTATACTTTCTACATGGATGGAATCCAGGCCTTTCTCGCACGACGAAAACAGGAATACAGAAACCAGTAGTAGTGATTTTAATAATCTATATTGAATTGACATGATGATTTAATTTTAAATACGCCCCAAACTACCATCCTGGATTTTGAACCAGGGCAGGATTTTTATCGATCTCTGATTGTTGGATAGGAAATAAATTCATTTTCATGCT
Encoded proteins:
- a CDS encoding DUF4855 domain-containing protein gives rise to the protein MKSLFTFICIVCLTLGIKAQETGKYGKTNIADLVLIYQGGTHRPMEWTKDQFLPYIIHEDSKGKKNWLYDGFLFLEFKDGKGRTYAPGYAKLNARKTEWEWLLERNFEKDKAFYALNQAIQEQIPKMKKLTFKHKLVVGIPAPIFNQKDWGDIKGKVMDFSKHEDRIEAGKWYIDRFLERYKTEGYTNLKLEGFYWVDEDVNGCAEILEPLGDYIRSKGLRFYWIPYWNAKGFDQWKKFKFDFAWLQPNHFFNNKIPDSRIDQACDLAKKLGMGVEMEFDSHALNASKEQKSGRLKAYIEAFKRNGAFADAPIAYYEGGNGMYLFSKSNDPKDKALMDELAAEIIKRKSKSFIKGLNKTGK
- a CDS encoding metallophosphoesterase, with product MNSVLKFLKPSGVFYAAILIMALSGCATQKKAGSSFSFIQMTDTQFGFFDTDQKFAKETENFEKAIAAANRLKPSFVIITGDLVNKVGDPAQIAEYKRIAAQLNPAIQLYSVPGNHDVDNKPSPQVLTAYRKEFGADYYTFKKGTLFGIVLNSGLISDPRGAQTESDKQLEWLKSAFKKAKKSGCKSIVVFQHHPFFLQSPDEKDQYFNIPTVTRKKYLQLFKDNGVSHIFAGHLHKNSFGKDGEMEMVTTGPVGRPLGKDPSGIRIVTVKDGKIEHRYYGLDEIPATLTKE
- a CDS encoding DUF5018 domain-containing protein; the encoded protein is MKRSISLLQMVIAILLAGSCKKEVVKGDFSGSANAIYATFDDGSGFFNPEQRSPYGDTIKFVFTTHYPAASDNPINISTMRLKANNPVTVRVLATSAEQVDLNKPTEVMVRWADGTEHKHIVIGEIRKSNEAMITSFNLPGVNLNGFLAEPQKVVGLVPAGADISNQIPAVTITPHAKISPAVTLAQDFSKPVTYTVTAENGRTVQYVVKPVNPQKAISGIRAGSMKLLWTKNLADLGINNVDNFTTSIAATDDYLVVNTRGALNKYLNRFTGTVEGTMNMTAIHAVNFQNFFATSDEAGHILISNLTTTVGNSLFIYKYNSVTDQAPVKFIEYPGLVAGQQLGRKMSVKGDLNKNALIFVAASNADNSILRWQVLNGALVSQTPTILRYGGSKTWTVMADVISTGTSLTDNMFLSSQLGDIAAMNAGGTPLSQVDVAVSGFNLSHSLDLAEFNNAKYLSVINISTNIAGNGYLYDVTNPLLLSTAPSSPDYSKVLTFKSPMIASNANGNLTGDVALKVSKDGYKMILYVLITNGSIAAYEFDCIDLSSIK
- a CDS encoding DUF1735 domain-containing protein; protein product: MSIQYRLLKSLLLVSVFLFSSCEKGLDSIHVESIVYIPNSGLTSQTVLLGESVYKLGVYKSGVNQQTSTVKVNLEVDQEAFAKFLTSNPGYELLPTANYDIEATEVAIGEGQERADLNIRLTNITEAFVNKKYVLPIGIRSVSSDVKINADKKVAFLYFARFRSAYECKYKVFGQVTDQAGNFVKKVDEVLIPSSVAANIIDVTGPETAMKLRLTVQNNKVMIAGAPGSEAFNIQPNPAKGESTYAGAFDVSYQANKGTFKLFYSYVFGGKPYNAAVDLSFTL